The Antedon mediterranea chromosome 7, ecAntMedi1.1, whole genome shotgun sequence genome has a segment encoding these proteins:
- the LOC140055194 gene encoding cytochrome P450 2J6-like produces the protein MLGDVMVVTVSNTQLIKDILRRTETSNHHHFWSQRQFSNPNKEGIFDQPYGDKWRTQRQFVVNTLREFGFGKRCMEKQIAEEINKLVSLLKVLLLTF, from the exons ATGCTAg GTGATGTAATGGTCGTGACTGTCAGCAATACTCAACTAATAAAAGACATTCTTCGAAGAACCGAAACAAGTAATCATCACCATTTCTGGAGTCAGCGACAGTTTTCTAATCCAAACAAAGAGG GTATATTCGATCAACCTTATGGTGACAAATGGCGGACTCAGAGACAGTTTGTTGTGAACACTTTACGAGAATTTGGCTTTGGAAAACGATGTATGGAAAAGCAAATTGCTGAGGAAATCAACAAATTAGTTTCTCTATTAAAGGTTTtactattaacattttaa
- the LOC140054213 gene encoding cytochrome P450 2J6-like, whose amino-acid sequence MAIYSELFTAGLAVIVIGFIIVWHLMKRWPTWNFPPGPIGIPFFGSILSLTPSVHYDFDRIRKKYGDIFSIMLGDSVIVAVNNVQLVKEILRRTETSNRNFFWSQSQFSNPHKEGIFDQPYGDKWRTQRQFALNTLRDFGFGKRCMEKQIAEEIKTLVSLLKEKDGELVDMKGLYGVSVSNIMCRLIFNKNYDHNDEEFIEIVDLVNQALRIQGRAYDFIPLARVFQRKTIASDKKLWMSFYDFLTHEIKSHRQTYQVNDNRDFIDAAIGQECIDPDNFSNECIKMNVTSLFIAGTETTSSTLSWIILYMGLHPEIQEKVFLEIEKVVGSNRYPELNDQTEMPYTIAVIYEAQRIASVTPFVTRKTSETISIGGYNLPNGTVFVANLWAVHHDEPTWKKPYDFVPERFLNRNGGVLMNENLLAFGGGRRICLGMSLAKMELFLFFTFLTQHFKFDFPIGSLPPSLDGDLGLTLSNKPYKIRVTSR is encoded by the exons ATGGCGATTTATTCAGAATTATTTACAGCTGGACTTGCAGTAATCGTAATCGGGTTTATAATTGTATGGCATTTGATGAAACGCTGGCCTACTTGGAACTTTCCTCCAGGCCCGATTGGAATTCCTTTCTTCGGCAGTATTTTATCGCTCACTCCATCTGTTCATTATGATTTCGATAGAATTAGAAAGAAATATGGAGACATTTTCAGCATTATGTTGg GTGATTCAGTGATTGTGGCGGTCAACAATGTCCAGCTGGTAAAAGAAATTCTTCGAAGAACCGAGACGAGTAATCGTAACTTTTTCTGGAGTCAGAGTCAGTTTTCTAATCCACACAAAGAGG GAATATTTGATCAACCTTATGGTGACAAATGGAGAACACAGAGACAGTTTGCTTTGAACACTTTACGAGACTTTGGTTTCGGAAAACGATGTATGGAAAAGCAAATTGCCGAAGAAATCAAAACATTAGTTTCTCTTTTAAAG gAGAAAGATGGAGAGCTTGTTGACATGAAAGGCTTATATGGCGTTAGTGTGTCCAACATCATGTGTAGACTGATCTTCAACAAAAACTACGATCACAATGATGAAGAATTCATAGAAATAGTAGATTTGGTTAACCAGGCACTGCGGATTCAAGGAAGAGCGTATGATTTCATTCCACTAGCACGTGTATTCCAAAGGAAAACCATTGCTTCCGACAAGAAGCTTTGGATGTCTTTTTACGACTTCCTTACTCACGAAATAAAATCACATCGACAAACATATCAAGTAAATGATAACCGCGATTTCATCGATGCTGCAATTGGACAGGAATGTATCGACCCTGATAATTTTAGTAACGAATGTATCAAAATGAATGTAACTAGTTTATTCATAGCAGGAACCGAAACAACATCTTCTACGTTGTCATGGATAATCCTGTACATGGGGTTACACCCAGAAATTCAGGAGAAAGTGTTTCTCGAAATTGAAAAG GTTGTGGGATCAAATCGCTATCCGGAACTCAATGATCAAACAGAAATGCCGTACACAATAGCGGTAATATACGAGGCACAGCGAATCGCTTCAGTTACTCCGTTCGTCACAAGGAAGACAAGTGAAACTATATCTATCGGTGGATACAACCTACCAAATGGGACGGTTTTTGTGGCCAATTTGTG ggCTGTCCATCATGATGAACCCACATGGAAGAAACCTTATGATTTTGTTCCTGAACGGTTTCTTAATAGAAATGGTGGAGTATTGATGAACGAAAATCTTTTAGCTTTTGGTGGAG GTCGTAGAATTTGTTTGGGTATGTCATTAGCCAAGATGGAACTATTTCTTTTCTTTACATTTCTCacacaacattttaaatttgattttccAATCGGCAGTTTACCTCCATCGCTTGATGGTGATCTTGGGCTTACGTTGTCAAATAAACCTTACAAGATACGTGTGACATCAAGATAA